TCAACTTCCTGTCCACGATCAAGTCCATCTCCTTTGTGAGCTGCTTTGCACAGTTCTACTTCTTCTTCTCCTTTGGGTGTGACGAGGGCTTCTACCTTTGCATCATGGCCTTTGACAGGTACCTTGCCATCTGCCGTCCGCTGCATTACTCACGCATCATGACTAAACAGCTGTACACTGGCCTTGTCATCTTTGGCTGGTCCTGTGGCTTCATCCTCTTCCTAACCCCAGTTGTTCTCATTTCACACTTGCCCTATTGTGGCCCAAATATCATAGACCATTTTTTGTGTGATCCTGTCCCGTTGATGATGCTGTCCTGTTCTGAAGACACCACCACACAATTCATTTACTCCACTGTCAATGCTATTTTCATGATTGGCACCTTTCTCTTCATCCTTTGCTCTTACGCTCTGGTGATTCTGGCTGTGCTGAGGATGCCCTCAGCAGCGAGCAAACGCAAGGCTTTCTCCACTTGTGCTTCTCATCTGGctgtggtagttctgttttttggTCCTGTTATGGTGATGTATGTTAGTCCTGGGTCAGGACACTCAGTAGAAATGCAAAAAAtcattactttgttttattctgtgATAACACCCCTCTGCAATCCTCTAATCTACAGTCTCCGGAACAAGGAGATGAAGGCTGCCCTAAGGAGAGCTTTTGGGACTGAAATACCTGTTCATAAAACATAAATCAGGCATCATAGTGAGCAAAGTCCCAACAGGACTTATCTCAAGGATATGAGCAAGACAGTTCTCCAGAAAACTGAATAATTTAGGTTAGGGAACTGTTACAATAAAGCCCATTATCCAACCTTGACAGGATAACTTCCTTTTCTCCCAGATCGTCTCATGGGACTATTACTCCACTGAATGTTTTGAGGACAGTTACTTCATCTATTATATACAGCAGTGCTCTGGAGCAAATTATTACCAATGCTACGTTAGTAAATCAGAAAAGTAACAGTTTTAGCGAGGTTCAAGAATTTCTTTAAcatcacacaactagtaaatgaTAATGGAACCAGAAGTTTACTGCAGCAGATGGTTTTTGGCAAGCTTCTATTTTCAGCTGCAGTTGTATTGAATAGTTCTGCATGAATTTTAACTCATACTAACTGCGTCCTCCTTGAAAGAAAACACCACGTATCTCAAATTTCTGTCTCAGAGATTCTCAGAAGTCACCAGAGCCCCGCAGCCTATACCTAAGGGCAGCCTTGAAATGTTACAGGATCAGTACAGATGGATGACTgcatcaaacattttttttttctggaagattttcCCTATGCATTTCAGAGGCCCTAAAATACAGTCTCCTTCTGCAGTAACCAAAGAGGTGACACAGCCGTTGTCAAAGCAACGAAGAACCAACAGAAGTTTTTATAAGCAAGTCATTGAGGGAGGAAGTTAAAAATGAGTGTCCAATGTAGTATGAAAGGATTAGTGGGTCTAAGACTTCCAGGTACATCACTGCTGCTTCCAAAATGAAGAATCAGAGTAACCTTAAGTTAGCACTAGAAGAAGAAACTGGAAGCAAGGGCAACAGTAAAAGGACCTTGTTAATGCTACCAGACGTGTTTGCCCCCAAGTTACTTTCTGCGGGAACTAGTGAACTTGAATAGGGTTAGTGGGCTACTTCCAGTCTCGCTGCCTCTGTCAGCGCAAAGCTGTattgtacagcacggggaatatagccaagattttgtaataactgtacatgaaaagtaacctttaaaaattgtgtaaaaattaaaaaaaataaaatggtacaatTGTCTTCAAAAGAATTAGTATTATATTAGATAACGAACATGAAATCGGCTGGCCCGGGAATTAGCACTATCACCTAAACACAATATAAAGCTGGGTAGAGTGTATCCACTGAGACAggggaagaaaatttaaatatataaaaagacatGGAATCCTTGTGGTTGAGGGTGTGATAGGAGGCTCTGAATGTTAAATGAGAACTTAGGTTTTCTTATACTCATGAAATCTGAAAGCCATGAGACAGTTCCAACAGGCATCAGCCCTTGCTGCCCGGAATCTGCAGGGGGACTAGctaccaacttttttttttttttaacttttttttttaattgagttatagtcattctacaatgttgtgtgacCAACTTTTAACACCATTGCACTGAGTGATAAAGATTGGCAGGGAGGTTACTTTTAGTGGATCCTTGAAAAGATACTCAAGATTTGAAAATTTATTCAAGTGAACTTTTGATATCATTTGAAGAAACACATTCAAGGGAAGGGAAGCTCCAGGAGCCTTGAAGCATCTGGTGACATCCAACACTGAGCTGGTTTTTCAAATCCAGAACCTGTCTGGAGATGTCAAGTGAGCAGCAAACGGAGGGGTCCATTAATAGGTGACAGTCTCACTGATGGATTCAGGGAGGCTTTTTCACCTTGGAGCTCATCACTGAAAGTAAAACACACTTGGGGATTGAGTGATGCACTGTGATTGTCCCTGCTGCTCCTGAGGGATGGCCCCAGGGACAATATGTGGCCAGAAAaggatgcaaaataaaatgaagggagAGTTTCTTGGCACTTTACTCTTTTTGCAGCTGAAGAGAATCCTTTGTGAGGCTCAAACTGGCAGAGTGTCACCAGGAACCCCAAAACCCTGCACATCTAGGATCTCTAAGAGGGCGCAGGTGGTAGCCCCTTGACTGTCTGCTGCGATGTCCACTGTGTGTATTATTGCTACAAAAAGGGGGCTGTGaatgttcttttgtatttttatctataaatatattttctattatagacAAAGTAgtatataaaatgacatattttttaCAAAGCTTTCAGCCTTCCTCACGGGACATCTCAAATGTCTGTCCAAGatacagttgtttaaaaatcCCATCAGAAAAATCGGAGCCAACACTTCGCCATTTTACATATCTTTCAGATAAAAAGACGACAGAAGCCAATGGGCTTCCAATCActtcaaaggagagaaaacactTGTAGGTAATGGGTATTTATTTTCATCAAGTATAAGTAAGATCGAAAGATTCCTATATTTGCagtgaaaggaaaaatcaacaTGTAGTCCCAGGCAAAATCCACAGTGAtccaaggcagggagggagggaccctTGGTGTGTTGAACTTAGAACAGTGAGGCAGGAACAGAGGGATTTTCAAAGACCAAGAAGTCTGGCCCTAaactgggaaaggaaggaagaacattCACAATAGTTCCAACCTGTATTACAGgtaagaatttgaaagaaaatctactgcttccttctctttttctttgcatgatattttcttttcttctacttcaaATTTTGATTAACACCTGATCATTCAAGAGCCACTCCCAAAACCTCAAAAGCTGCTTCTCAAGGGTTCCTTATTCTCACCTTAATTTTGAGTTGAGTTTGCACTGATTCTAATCAAGAGTGAAAGGGAGATTTCTCATTCAAATACAACACCCCTGAAACATACCTTCTGTCCActcttgttttttccttatcATACTTCATTGCCTTATGTTTGTGCAGTCCTGCCCCCAAGTTACCTCAGCTGTAGAAGTAAAATTATGGTCACACCAAAGAGTGTGGTAGCTCTTACTCTACACACTTTAACtaaataacaaataatgaaaatttaggTAATCTAATTCTGGTTTAAAGCATCATATCACCCCTTCCAATCACTGAATTTCCAGTCAAAACCTGGTATAACCTTGGATTTATGGTATACAGTTTTCCATTTTAACTCGCCCATCTGTTGTATGCAATGTTTGATCTTTCTGAAGGAATACCAAAATCTTTTCATATTTGATCTCCCTTTAGCCTTTAGAAACTGCTAGCCTGGAAGATACTTGCCTCACCATCTTATCTGATGTACCTGATATAACCTATAGAGAGAGACTATGAGAAATAGTTAAATAATCTTTTCCTATGGTATATGGCCTCAGTTCCTAACACAGCTTTCCTGAGGCTAATCCTCCATATGCACAAGGGGAAGTTTGATGAAAGCAAGTTGCATCAGAATCAGATACAATCAGGAAACACAGcgaatatattatatacatagcTGACAACTGTGCAGAAAAAAAAGGGTGGGTTTTAGAGTTAATGTGCTCAGAGGGACAATAAAATTCAGTGCTACACTTAGAAATGTGGAAGTGTTTTTTAAGGCTCTAGGATTGGAGAAAAGATGGGAGTagaatttaatgagataatgaatgttaaGTGACAGtcacaataaatgtttaatacatAACAGTGGTTGCTATTATGCTTACTACCTTAgaagtcaaatatttttaaagaaagtgtcCAAAACTGAGTTCATGTCATAAAAGGTGCCAAGAATTAGGACACAGG
This is a stretch of genomic DNA from Camelus ferus isolate YT-003-E chromosome 6, BCGSAC_Cfer_1.0, whole genome shotgun sequence. It encodes these proteins:
- the LOC102506095 gene encoding olfactory receptor 11G2 codes for the protein MNVSERETTRFVSHFILMGFPSSPEMQLLYFGFFSAAYTLTLVGNTAIVCAVWWDQRLHTPMYILLGNFSFLEICYVTTTIPNMLVNFLSTIKSISFVSCFAQFYFFFSFGCDEGFYLCIMAFDRYLAICRPLHYSRIMTKQLYTGLVIFGWSCGFILFLTPVVLISHLPYCGPNIIDHFLCDPVPLMMLSCSEDTTTQFIYSTVNAIFMIGTFLFILCSYALVILAVLRMPSAASKRKAFSTCASHLAVVVLFFGPVMVMYVSPGSGHSVEMQKIITLFYSVITPLCNPLIYSLRNKEMKAALRRAFGTEIPVHKT